Proteins found in one Mustela lutreola isolate mMusLut2 chromosome 10, mMusLut2.pri, whole genome shotgun sequence genomic segment:
- the CPLANE2 gene encoding ciliogenesis and planar polarity effector 2 isoform X2, with protein sequence MARPPAPGSVIVPDWHESAEGKEYLACILRKNRRRVFGLLERPVLPPPMAIDTASYKIFVSGKSGVGKTALVAKLAGLEVPVIHHETTGIQTTVVFWPAKLQASDRVVMFRFEFWDCGESALKKFDHMLPACKEKTDAFLFLFSFTDRASFEDLPGQLARVAGEAPGVVRMVIGSKFDQYMHTDVPERDLTAFRQAWGLPLLRVKSVPGRRLADGRTLDGRAGLADIAHVLNGLAEQLWHQDQVAAGVLPNTSENTPS encoded by the exons ATGGCCAGACCACCTGCCCCGGGCTCGGTGATTGTTCCAGACTGGCACGAGAGTGCTGAGGGCAAGGAGTACCTGGCTTGCATCTTACGCAAGAACCGCAGACGGGTGTTTG GGCTGCTGGAGCGACCAGTGCTGCCCCCACCCATGGCCATTGACACAGCCAGCTACAAGATCTTCGTGTCTGGGAAGAGTGGCGTGGGCAAGACAGCGCTGGTGGCCAAGCTGGCTGGCCTAGAGGTACCCGTCATACACCATGAGACCACTG GCATCCAGACCACTGTGGTATTTTGGCCAGCCAAGCTGCAGGCCAGCGACCGTGTTGTCATGTTCCGCTTTGAGTTCTGGGACTGTGGGGAGTCTGCACTCAAAAAGTTCGATCACATGCTGCCG GCCTGCAAGGAGAAAACAGatgctttcctcttcctcttctccttcaccGACCGTGCGTCCTTTGAAGACCTCCCTGGACAGCTGGCCCGAGTAGCAGGCGAGGCCCCTGGTGTTGTCAGGATGGTCATCGGCTCCAA ATTTGACCAGTACATGCACACAGATGTGCCTGAGCGGGACCTCACAGCCTTCCGGCAGGCTTGGGGACTGCCGCTCCTGCGGGTGAAGAGTGTGCCAGGGCGGCGGCTGGCAGATGGGCGCACTCTGGATGGGCGGGCCGGGCTAGCCGACATTGCCCATGTGCTCAATGGCTTGGCTGAACAGCTGTGGCATCAGGACCAGGTGGCAGCTGGCGTGCTTCCCAACACCTCTGAGAACACCCCAAGCTGA
- the CPLANE2 gene encoding ciliogenesis and planar polarity effector 2 isoform X1 encodes MRLKHPRLGGRRAPRPDASRAEAMARPPAPGSVIVPDWHESAEGKEYLACILRKNRRRVFGLLERPVLPPPMAIDTASYKIFVSGKSGVGKTALVAKLAGLEVPVIHHETTGIQTTVVFWPAKLQASDRVVMFRFEFWDCGESALKKFDHMLPACKEKTDAFLFLFSFTDRASFEDLPGQLARVAGEAPGVVRMVIGSKFDQYMHTDVPERDLTAFRQAWGLPLLRVKSVPGRRLADGRTLDGRAGLADIAHVLNGLAEQLWHQDQVAAGVLPNTSENTPS; translated from the exons ATGCGCCTCAAACACCCGCGCCTGGGCGGGCGGCGGGCTCCGAGGCCGGATGCGAGCCGGGCGGAAG CCATGGCCAGACCACCTGCCCCGGGCTCGGTGATTGTTCCAGACTGGCACGAGAGTGCTGAGGGCAAGGAGTACCTGGCTTGCATCTTACGCAAGAACCGCAGACGGGTGTTTG GGCTGCTGGAGCGACCAGTGCTGCCCCCACCCATGGCCATTGACACAGCCAGCTACAAGATCTTCGTGTCTGGGAAGAGTGGCGTGGGCAAGACAGCGCTGGTGGCCAAGCTGGCTGGCCTAGAGGTACCCGTCATACACCATGAGACCACTG GCATCCAGACCACTGTGGTATTTTGGCCAGCCAAGCTGCAGGCCAGCGACCGTGTTGTCATGTTCCGCTTTGAGTTCTGGGACTGTGGGGAGTCTGCACTCAAAAAGTTCGATCACATGCTGCCG GCCTGCAAGGAGAAAACAGatgctttcctcttcctcttctccttcaccGACCGTGCGTCCTTTGAAGACCTCCCTGGACAGCTGGCCCGAGTAGCAGGCGAGGCCCCTGGTGTTGTCAGGATGGTCATCGGCTCCAA ATTTGACCAGTACATGCACACAGATGTGCCTGAGCGGGACCTCACAGCCTTCCGGCAGGCTTGGGGACTGCCGCTCCTGCGGGTGAAGAGTGTGCCAGGGCGGCGGCTGGCAGATGGGCGCACTCTGGATGGGCGGGCCGGGCTAGCCGACATTGCCCATGTGCTCAATGGCTTGGCTGAACAGCTGTGGCATCAGGACCAGGTGGCAGCTGGCGTGCTTCCCAACACCTCTGAGAACACCCCAAGCTGA